Part of the Nocardioides perillae genome is shown below.
CGCCGGTGATGACGGCGAAGCCCGCCTCGACGAGCTTACGGCCGGTCTCCTCGGCGAGCGCGAAGTGCGGGTCGGTCTCAGGCGTGCGCGCGGAGCCGAAGACCGCGACGGCGGAGCCGAGGTCGGCCAGCGCACCGAAGCCCTCGACGAACTCGGCCTGGATCCGCAGCACGCGCCACGGGTCGGTGTGCACCCAGTCGTGCGGGCCGCGCGAGTCGAGCAGGTGCTGGTCGGTCATCCCGGTGTCGACCTGCCCCCGGCGCATCACCACCGGGCCGCGGTGCTTGTCGCCGCCGGCCGTGCGTCCCCCGCTGAGCGTCACGCCCGCCCCTCTCCCCCGTCGGTCAGCCACCGCACCAGCTGCTCCTCGCAGCGGCGCAGGTCGGCGACCGGCACGAACTCGTCGGCCTTGTGGGCGTACATCGGGTCGCCGGGGCCGAAGTTGACCGCCGGCACCCCCAGCCCGCTGAAGCGGGCGACGTCGGTCCAGCCGAACTTGGGCGCGACCTGACCACCGACGGCCTCGACGAAGGCCGCGGCCGCCGGCACGCCGAGGCCGGGCAGCGCTCCCGGCGAGGAGTCGGTGAGGGTCACGTCGTAGCCGTGGAAGAAGTCGCGCACGAACGCCTCGGCCTCGGCCTCGCTGCGGTCGGGGGCGAAGCGGAAGTTGACCTCGACGACGCACTCGTCGGGCACCACGTTGCCGGCGACGCCGCCGCGGATGCGCACGGCGTTGAGGCCCTCGTGGTACTCCAGGCCGTCGATGACCGGCTTGCGCGGCTCGTAGGCCGTGAGCCGCGCGAGCACCTCGGCGGCACCGTGGATCGCGTTGACGCCGCGCCACGCCCGCGCCGAGTGGGCGCGCTCGCCCGTGGTGCGCACCTCGACGCGCAGCGTGCCCTGGCAGCCCGCCTCGACCGCGGCGTTGGAGGGCTCCATCAAGATGGCGAAGTCGGCCTCGAGCAGCTCCGGGTCGCTCTCGGCGAGCAGCCGCAGGCCGTTGTGCACGGCGTCGACCTCCTCGGCCTCGTAGAGCACGTAGGTCACGTCGCGCACCGGCTCGGGCACGCCCGCGGCGAGGCGCAGGATGACCGCGTCGCCGCCCTTCATG
Proteins encoded:
- the dapE gene encoding succinyl-diaminopimelate desuccinylase, producing MPGTPHLDLHADVVDLTRTLVDTESVSHHEEALADAVETALRALPHLEVVRRGHTVVARTDLGRGERVVIAGHLDTVPVNGNLPSRLEERPEAEGGDLLHGCGTCDMKGGDAVILRLAAGVPEPVRDVTYVLYEAEEVDAVHNGLRLLAESDPELLEADFAILMEPSNAAVEAGCQGTLRVEVRTTGERAHSARAWRGVNAIHGAAEVLARLTAYEPRKPVIDGLEYHEGLNAVRIRGGVAGNVVPDECVVEVNFRFAPDRSEAEAEAFVRDFFHGYDVTLTDSSPGALPGLGVPAAAAFVEAVGGQVAPKFGWTDVARFSGLGVPAVNFGPGDPMYAHKADEFVPVADLRRCEEQLVRWLTDGGEGRA